Proteins from one Actinomycetota bacterium genomic window:
- a CDS encoding NUDIX hydrolase — translation MDRKKYKVIKSEVKFKGKILTLIVDQVRLPHGPICEREVVKHKGAVGIVPLTERSEVILVKQYRHPIGDFLLEIPAGKLSGGEDPFQCAIRELREETGNKCGRMIKLAQFYTTPGYSDEFFHLYLATDLEEGSVQPEGGEELEMKVVKIPLQNSLDMISSGEIRDGKTI, via the coding sequence GTGGATCGTAAGAAATACAAGGTTATAAAATCGGAAGTCAAATTCAAGGGCAAAATTTTAACCTTAATAGTGGATCAAGTGAGATTACCCCACGGACCCATTTGTGAGAGAGAAGTGGTAAAGCACAAGGGTGCAGTGGGTATAGTTCCCTTGACTGAGCGGAGTGAGGTTATTCTGGTCAAGCAGTATCGCCATCCCATAGGAGATTTCCTTTTGGAGATACCTGCTGGTAAATTGAGCGGTGGTGAAGATCCCTTCCAGTGTGCTATCAGAGAATTGAGGGAGGAAACGGGGAATAAGTGCGGGCGGATGATTAAACTCGCCCAGTTTTACACGACCCCCGGCTACAGCGATGAGTTCTTTCACCTTTATTTGGCCACGGATTTGGAGGAGGGTTCCGTGCAGCCGGAAGGAGGGGAGGAGCTGGAGATGAAAGTGGTCAAAATACCGCTACAAAATTCATTGGATATGATTTCCTCGGGGGAAATAAGGGATGGCAAAACGATCA